The following proteins are encoded in a genomic region of Herminiimonas arsenicoxydans:
- the hscA gene encoding Chaperone protein HscA homolog (Evidence 2a : Function of homologous gene experimentally demonstrated in an other organism; PubMedId : 10393315, 94131939, 9707441, 97289991, 10869428, 7665466, 8134349, 8300516; Product type s : structure): MALLQIAEPGMSTAPHQHRLAVGIDLGTTNSLVATVRNSIPEILTDEEGRSLLPSVVHYLKNGSAHIGYKAQAAQNTDPKNTIVSVKRFMGRGLKDIAYAENLPYDFLDTPGMVQLKTVAGVKSPVEVSAEILATLRQQAEDALGDDLVGAVITVPAYFDDAQRQATKDAAKLAGLNVLRLLNEPTAAAIAYGLDNGSEGVFAVYDLGGGTFDVSILKLTKGVFEVLSTGGDSALGGDDFDHRLFCWIIEQAGLAPLSEIDTSVLMVKAREAKELLSSKSETLIDAVLTSGEEVHVTVTAADFIQMTQHLVTKTITPTKKALRDAGLSVDDVDGVVMVGGATRMPHIRKAVGDFFQSTPLANIDPDKVVALGAAVQANLLAGNRAAGDDWLLLDVIPLSLGIETMGGLVEKVIPRNSTIPCARAQEFTTFKDGQTALAVHIVQGERELVTDCRSLAKFELRGIPPMAAGAARIRVTYQVDADGLLSVSARELRSGVEASISVKPSYGLADDQIAQMLQDSFKSADVDMAARALREEQVEAERIVLATQSALDADASLLSDNEREDIVALLDSVRQAGSGTDHLAIKAAVDALAHGTEEFAARRMDRSVRSALSGKKLDEI, translated from the coding sequence TGGCAGTGCGCATATCGGTTACAAGGCGCAGGCCGCGCAAAATACGGATCCGAAGAATACGATCGTTTCCGTCAAGCGCTTCATGGGACGCGGCTTGAAAGATATCGCGTATGCGGAAAACCTGCCTTACGATTTTCTCGATACGCCCGGCATGGTGCAGCTGAAAACTGTCGCCGGCGTAAAAAGCCCGGTGGAAGTATCGGCAGAAATTCTCGCCACCTTGCGCCAGCAGGCTGAAGATGCGCTGGGCGACGATCTGGTCGGTGCCGTGATTACCGTGCCGGCATACTTTGACGATGCGCAGCGCCAGGCAACCAAGGATGCGGCCAAACTCGCAGGCCTGAACGTGCTGCGTTTGCTCAACGAGCCGACGGCGGCGGCAATCGCCTACGGCCTGGACAATGGATCGGAAGGCGTGTTCGCCGTCTACGACCTGGGCGGCGGCACCTTCGATGTCTCTATCCTGAAACTGACCAAGGGCGTATTTGAAGTATTGTCTACCGGCGGCGATTCGGCTCTGGGCGGCGACGATTTCGATCATCGCCTGTTCTGCTGGATCATCGAGCAAGCCGGACTGGCTCCGCTCTCCGAGATAGATACCAGTGTGCTGATGGTCAAGGCGCGCGAAGCGAAAGAACTGCTGTCGTCGAAATCGGAGACGCTGATCGATGCCGTATTGACTTCCGGCGAAGAAGTCCATGTCACCGTGACCGCGGCAGATTTTATCCAGATGACGCAACATCTGGTGACCAAGACCATTACGCCAACCAAAAAGGCACTGCGCGACGCTGGCTTGAGCGTGGATGATGTGGATGGGGTGGTGATGGTAGGCGGCGCCACGCGCATGCCGCACATCCGCAAGGCAGTCGGTGATTTTTTCCAGTCGACGCCATTGGCGAATATCGATCCCGATAAAGTAGTGGCGCTGGGCGCTGCGGTGCAGGCCAACTTGTTGGCAGGCAATCGCGCTGCCGGCGATGACTGGCTGTTGCTGGACGTGATTCCATTGTCGCTGGGTATCGAGACAATGGGCGGTCTGGTGGAAAAAGTCATCCCGCGCAATTCGACAATTCCCTGCGCACGCGCGCAGGAATTCACCACCTTCAAGGATGGCCAGACGGCGCTTGCGGTGCACATTGTGCAGGGTGAGCGCGAGCTGGTAACGGATTGCCGCTCGCTGGCAAAATTCGAATTGCGCGGCATTCCGCCTATGGCGGCTGGTGCTGCACGCATACGCGTGACCTATCAGGTCGATGCGGACGGTTTGCTCTCTGTCTCTGCGCGCGAGCTGCGCTCGGGTGTGGAAGCGTCGATCAGCGTCAAGCCATCTTATGGTTTGGCCGACGATCAGATTGCGCAGATGTTGCAGGATTCCTTCAAGTCGGCTGATGTCGATATGGCTGCACGCGCATTGCGCGAGGAGCAGGTGGAGGCAGAACGCATCGTGCTGGCAACACAGTCGGCGCTGGATGCGGATGCGAGCTTGCTGTCGGATAATGAACGCGAGGATATCGTCGCGCTGCTGGATAGCGTCAGGCAGGCTGGTAGCGGCACCGATCATCTGGCCATCAAGGCTGCAGTCGATGCATTGGCGCACGGCACGGAGGAATTTGCCGCGCGTAGAATGGATAGAAGCGTGCGGTCTGCGCTGTCCGGCAAGAAACTGGATGAAATTTGA